From the genome of Bacteroidales bacterium, one region includes:
- a CDS encoding class I SAM-dependent methyltransferase — protein MRQNKAYAKFNSRYDDVLTGRKWWSRLYLKWIWKVNESLIAKEVLEMLPDDFQGEILDVPIGTAVFTAEKYKNMHRTKILGVDFSQEMLDIANERILHKEIKNLKLQHGDVCELAFEDERFDIVFSMNGVHAFLPQKHKAFYEMYRVLKPGGLFLGSFYIRGERGITDWFVRNIFNKMGVFTPPHFTKEEAFDVLKALYGENVEVKNHSSILIFKCVK, from the coding sequence ATGAGACAAAATAAGGCATATGCTAAATTTAATAGTCGATACGACGATGTTTTAACTGGACGTAAGTGGTGGAGCCGTTTGTACTTGAAATGGATATGGAAAGTCAACGAAAGCTTGATAGCAAAAGAGGTTTTGGAGATGCTACCAGATGATTTTCAAGGAGAGATTTTGGACGTTCCTATAGGGACAGCTGTTTTTACTGCAGAGAAATATAAAAATATGCATAGAACCAAAATTTTAGGTGTCGATTTTTCGCAAGAGATGCTTGATATTGCCAATGAACGAATTTTACACAAAGAGATTAAAAATCTAAAGCTTCAACATGGTGATGTATGTGAGCTTGCGTTTGAAGATGAACGTTTTGATATTGTATTTTCAATGAATGGTGTTCACGCCTTTCTCCCACAAAAACATAAGGCGTTTTACGAAATGTACCGTGTACTCAAACCCGGAGGTCTTTTCTTGGGATCTTTTTATATAAGAGGGGAACGTGGTATAACTGACTGGTTTGTGCGTAATATATTCAACAAAATGGGAGTTTTTACTCCTCCACATTTCACAAAAGAGGAGGCATTTGATGTGTTGAAAGCACTTTACGGAGAAAATGTAGAGGTAAAAAATCATAGTTCAATATTAATTTTTAAATGTGTTAAGTAA
- a CDS encoding peptidylprolyl isomerase: protein MNTLKYILAVIIVTSIFSCNDRNQKRQLPISKKELDEILIDANKLQIAYDTQRVVSFIRLNKWDMKQTKTGIWYQILDSGDGPKVNEGDLVALTFSIHLLSGELCYSSTKTGPKTFKVSRGGVESGLEEGILLLRGGDSARFIMPQYMAHHLLGDGDKIPPLSTIIYHLRVVELISVNKDNN, encoded by the coding sequence ATGAATACTTTAAAATATATACTTGCGGTAATTATTGTAACAAGCATATTTAGTTGCAATGACAGAAATCAAAAACGTCAATTACCTATCTCTAAAAAGGAGCTTGATGAGATTCTTATCGACGCCAACAAACTACAAATAGCCTATGATACTCAACGGGTTGTGAGTTTTATAAGACTAAACAAGTGGGATATGAAACAGACTAAAACAGGTATTTGGTATCAAATTCTTGACTCTGGAGATGGCCCAAAGGTAAACGAAGGCGACTTAGTTGCACTTACTTTCAGCATTCATCTGTTAAGTGGAGAGTTATGTTACTCAAGTACCAAAACAGGACCAAAAACATTTAAGGTAAGTCGCGGTGGCGTTGAATCGGGCTTAGAAGAGGGTATCCTGCTTTTACGCGGCGGGGACAGCGCACGATTTATTATGCCTCAGTATATGGCACACCACTTACTTGGAGATGGAGATAAAATACCTCCTTTGTCAACCATAATTTATCATTTAAGAGTTGTTGAACTAATATCTGTAAACAAGGACAACAACTAA
- a CDS encoding radical SAM protein has product MKTISLNAQISALISKLVESKISRNLLEGKLKKMMKQSILNDHESNASLISRQYQFLALWTMYKSYVRNIDKGNISSKVTSRIIESFLNSVLFRNNLSKEARQIFYNKYGMQPPTLLVISPTKKCNLRCTGCYASSSPDTDTSLSWSLLNRIIDDAYSNMGMRFFVISGGEPFMYKSEGKTILDLAEKWNDCFFMVYTNGTLINEEIALRMAKVGNITPAISVEGYESETDARRGAGIFQRIINAKNNLISQGVPFGLSVTATKENISLLLNESFYDFYFNEIGATYMWIFQYMPIGRGISDNLMISPKERMNLHEIQDRMLNEKNYFIADFWNSAPMSNGCISCGRSGGYFYINWDGNIMPCVFIPYYKDNIKTLYSSGKSLSDALLSPLFVNGRAWQKEYIGDKANPGNLLRPCFYRDHYKTFHEIANNAKVEPENKEAEIAFKSNDYHDFMIKFDNELEIEATPVWQQLKDKINSNSKSQK; this is encoded by the coding sequence ATGAAAACAATTTCTTTGAATGCTCAAATTTCAGCGCTAATAAGCAAATTAGTTGAAAGCAAAATTTCCAGAAATTTGCTTGAAGGAAAACTAAAAAAAATGATGAAGCAAAGTATATTAAACGATCATGAATCCAATGCTTCATTAATATCAAGACAATACCAGTTTCTTGCCTTGTGGACAATGTATAAATCCTATGTAAGGAATATTGATAAAGGAAATATATCTTCCAAAGTAACATCAAGAATAATTGAATCTTTTTTGAATTCAGTGTTATTTAGAAATAATTTATCCAAGGAAGCAAGGCAGATATTTTACAATAAATATGGAATGCAGCCCCCTACCTTATTAGTTATATCACCAACAAAAAAATGTAATCTAAGGTGTACAGGGTGCTACGCATCTTCGAGCCCAGATACTGATACATCTTTGAGTTGGAGCTTACTGAACAGAATAATCGATGACGCATATTCTAATATGGGAATGAGGTTCTTTGTAATATCAGGAGGTGAACCTTTTATGTACAAGAGCGAGGGCAAAACAATTCTCGATTTGGCAGAGAAATGGAACGATTGCTTCTTTATGGTTTACACCAACGGAACTCTTATTAATGAAGAAATTGCCTTGCGTATGGCTAAAGTAGGTAATATCACTCCTGCAATTTCTGTGGAGGGTTACGAATCAGAAACTGATGCGAGAAGAGGTGCTGGAATATTTCAAAGAATTATAAACGCAAAAAATAATTTAATATCACAAGGGGTGCCTTTCGGTCTTTCGGTTACAGCTACTAAGGAAAATATTTCTTTACTTCTCAATGAATCATTTTATGATTTCTATTTCAATGAGATTGGAGCTACATATATGTGGATATTTCAATACATGCCTATAGGGAGGGGCATTTCAGACAATTTGATGATTTCTCCTAAAGAGAGGATGAATTTGCATGAAATACAAGACAGAATGCTTAATGAAAAGAATTACTTCATAGCAGATTTCTGGAATAGTGCACCGATGTCAAATGGCTGCATTTCGTGTGGTAGGTCTGGAGGTTATTTTTATATAAACTGGGATGGGAATATTATGCCATGTGTGTTTATACCCTACTATAAAGATAATATAAAAACTCTGTATAGCTCAGGAAAATCATTATCTGATGCACTATTATCACCACTTTTTGTAAATGGCAGAGCATGGCAAAAAGAATATATCGGGGATAAGGCAAATCCTGGCAATTTATTAAGACCTTGCTTTTATAGGGATCACTATAAAACATTTCATGAAATTGCAAATAATGCGAAGGTTGAACCCGAAAATAAGGAAGCAGAAATAGCTTTCAAATCAAATGATTACCATGACTTTATGATAAAATTTGACAATGAACTTGAAATTGAAGCCACCCCAGTTTGGCAACAATTAAAAGACAAAATCAATAGTAATTCAAAAAGTCAAAAATAA
- a CDS encoding aminotransferase class IV, whose product MRNTRGEWVVLNKLLVKSANISLTKITTNKTAYEVIKVIDSAPLFISQHYKRLQESTQKSSIALNITEKEILNSIKALVNNNYFSTGNIEISVSNNHSLVRFIPHFYPTSEMYKVGVSVGFYYAERNNPTAKIKNNTLRNNINKTLKRKGFFEVLLISKQGYITEGSRSNIMFIDNNNKIYTPIDSQVLKGITRQTVMDICEKLNIEVTRKLITKQMLGDFSAAFLTGTSPGVLPIKNIGHKPLSAENHTLQNIVKEFQKIELELINANK is encoded by the coding sequence ATGCGAAACACAAGAGGAGAATGGGTTGTATTAAACAAACTTTTAGTGAAGTCCGCTAATATATCACTCACAAAAATAACAACAAATAAAACAGCTTATGAGGTAATTAAAGTTATAGACTCTGCCCCTCTGTTTATTAGCCAACATTATAAACGCTTACAAGAATCGACACAAAAATCTAGTATAGCCTTAAATATAACTGAAAAGGAGATTCTTAATTCAATTAAAGCCCTTGTAAACAACAATTATTTTTCAACTGGAAATATCGAAATATCTGTAAGCAACAACCACAGTTTGGTTAGATTTATACCCCACTTCTATCCCACTTCCGAAATGTACAAAGTAGGCGTCTCTGTTGGATTTTACTACGCTGAAAGGAACAACCCAACTGCGAAAATAAAAAACAATACACTAAGAAATAATATTAACAAAACATTAAAACGAAAAGGTTTTTTCGAAGTGTTGTTGATATCAAAACAGGGATACATAACGGAAGGCAGCAGAAGTAACATAATGTTTATTGATAATAACAACAAAATCTACACACCTATAGACTCTCAAGTATTAAAAGGAATAACACGCCAAACTGTAATGGATATTTGCGAAAAATTGAATATTGAGGTAACAAGAAAATTAATTACTAAACAGATGTTAGGCGATTTTTCTGCAGCTTTTCTCACTGGAACATCACCGGGAGTGCTTCCAATCAAAAACATTGGACACAAGCCTTTATCAGCTGAAAATCATACATTACAGAACATTGTAAAAGAGTTCCAAAAAATTGAGTTAGAATTAATAAATGCAAACAAATAA
- a CDS encoding bifunctional oligoribonuclease/PAP phosphatase NrnA, whose translation MININKQAISSFVDFIKRSKNIAIFTHTNPDGDAIGSALALVSMFKQLNIETNVIIPNYVPENLRWLPNFETIHEGIPKIEVEKILQSTDIVICVDFNQASRVEKYTQILNGCDKPLILIDHHTNPQLKAEVVFSYIEVSSTCELIYHIFKHIPIVKANVDFATCIYVGIVTDTGVFKYSSNYISTFQTVIDLINLGIDKDTITQNIYNTLSENSLRLLGYSINERMVVLDDLYTAYIYLSSEDLKKFNYQPGDTENFVNYPLSIKYIYFTALFQERESDIKISFRSVGSFEVNKFAEKYFNGGGHKNASGGKSYKSLDDTINEFKELAKKHAKEIINSKK comes from the coding sequence GTGATTAACATTAACAAACAGGCAATTAGCAGTTTTGTTGATTTCATAAAAAGATCGAAAAACATTGCAATTTTCACACACACAAATCCCGATGGTGATGCAATTGGTAGTGCATTAGCTTTGGTTTCAATGTTTAAACAATTAAATATAGAAACAAATGTAATTATACCTAATTATGTTCCTGAGAATTTAAGGTGGCTACCTAACTTTGAAACAATTCACGAAGGTATTCCCAAAATTGAAGTAGAAAAGATATTGCAATCTACTGATATCGTTATATGTGTCGACTTTAATCAAGCCAGTCGTGTTGAAAAATATACTCAAATACTAAACGGTTGCGACAAACCACTAATTCTAATTGATCACCATACAAATCCTCAATTAAAAGCCGAAGTCGTATTTTCGTATATTGAAGTAAGTAGTACTTGTGAGCTTATTTATCACATATTCAAACACATACCTATAGTTAAGGCAAATGTCGATTTTGCAACTTGTATTTATGTAGGAATAGTTACCGACACCGGTGTTTTTAAATACAGCTCAAACTATATTTCAACATTTCAGACTGTTATTGACTTGATTAACTTGGGTATTGACAAAGACACTATTACTCAGAATATATATAACACATTGTCAGAAAATAGTTTACGCTTATTAGGGTATTCAATAAATGAACGCATGGTTGTTCTTGATGATTTATATACTGCATATATTTACTTGAGCTCCGAAGATCTTAAAAAGTTCAATTACCAACCAGGCGATACTGAAAACTTTGTCAATTACCCACTTTCAATTAAATATATATATTTTACAGCACTATTTCAGGAGCGAGAAAGCGATATAAAAATATCATTCCGTTCTGTAGGTAGTTTCGAGGTAAATAAATTTGCCGAAAAGTATTTCAATGGTGGTGGACATAAAAATGCATCGGGAGGAAAAAGCTATAAATCGCTAGATGACACAATAAATGAGTTCAAAGAGTTAGCTAAAAAACATGCCAAAGAGATTATTAACTCAAAAAAATAG
- a CDS encoding peptidoglycan DD-metalloendopeptidase family protein, whose amino-acid sequence MKSLPEVLNENRSKFALVVPQLKDISKLLQISFGADNDELAKINYDDITQFANYIQQKLDNQQKLVAYGGYLEDRAMYHRSKLFRSGSEVRTVHLGVDIWAPIDTPVMAFYEGRVHSFGINDVHGDYGGVIVLEHELQDHTFYTLYGHLSHKSVQNKSKGQKIKIGETFAYIGIPSENGYWPPHLHVQIIRNLLKYELDFPGTCTPNSIDYFKKVCPDPSVILGL is encoded by the coding sequence ATGAAAAGTTTACCAGAAGTTTTGAATGAGAATAGAAGCAAATTTGCTTTAGTTGTCCCTCAACTTAAAGATATCTCAAAGCTTTTACAAATTAGTTTTGGAGCTGATAACGATGAGTTGGCAAAGATTAATTATGATGATATTACTCAATTTGCAAATTATATCCAACAAAAACTAGATAATCAACAGAAACTTGTTGCATATGGCGGATATTTAGAAGATAGAGCAATGTATCATAGATCGAAGCTTTTTAGATCAGGTAGCGAGGTACGAACTGTTCATTTAGGAGTTGATATTTGGGCTCCTATTGATACTCCTGTAATGGCATTTTATGAGGGTAGAGTACACAGTTTTGGTATAAACGATGTGCACGGAGATTATGGTGGAGTTATTGTTCTAGAGCACGAATTGCAAGATCATACATTTTATACTCTTTATGGTCACTTATCTCATAAATCGGTTCAAAATAAGTCTAAAGGACAAAAGATTAAAATAGGGGAAACTTTTGCATATATAGGTATTCCGAGTGAGAATGGTTATTGGCCCCCACACCTTCATGTTCAGATAATTAGAAACTTATTGAAATACGAGTTGGATTTTCCAGGTACGTGTACACCAAACAGTATTGATTATTTTAAAAAAGTTTGCCCCGATCCATCGGTGATTTTAGGATTGTAA
- a CDS encoding TetR/AcrR family transcriptional regulator, which produces MNNTKDIILDVANRLFSRFGFYKTSMDEIAKTARKAKGSLYYHFASKEDLFKEVISKEMNNLKEQLAIIVNNPNLSASEKLKNYFLRRMEIMNTATNYHETLKADFFERFYFIDDLRAETDEWERKNIKRIILQGVDAKEFVLNIDINIISEMTIMVLKGLEIPFFLQGQYNNYSHHLENLIGILSKGLSK; this is translated from the coding sequence ATGAACAATACAAAGGATATAATATTAGACGTTGCAAATAGACTTTTTAGTCGTTTTGGCTTTTATAAAACTTCAATGGATGAAATAGCCAAGACTGCAAGAAAAGCTAAAGGTTCATTATACTATCATTTTGCAAGCAAGGAGGATCTATTTAAGGAGGTAATCTCCAAAGAAATGAATAACTTGAAAGAGCAACTGGCTATAATTGTTAATAATCCGAATTTGAGTGCTTCCGAAAAACTTAAAAACTATTTTTTAAGAAGAATGGAAATAATGAATACAGCTACAAATTATCATGAAACTCTAAAAGCTGATTTTTTTGAACGATTCTATTTTATCGATGATTTACGTGCTGAAACAGATGAGTGGGAGAGAAAAAATATAAAAAGAATAATTTTACAGGGAGTCGATGCCAAAGAATTTGTATTAAACATAGACATAAATATTATATCTGAGATGACCATTATGGTTTTAAAGGGACTTGAAATTCCATTTTTCCTTCAGGGTCAATATAATAATTATTCGCATCACCTTGAGAATTTAATTGGTATCCTTTCAAAAGGACTATCTAAATAA
- a CDS encoding serine dehydratase subunit alpha family protein, translating to MDAKQVQSILALMHSEISPALGCTEPAAVALACGKAREILGSIPIKGEIFISGNIFKNAMGVGIPGTGLTGLPIAAALGLTGGNSSDSLEILKNVDKNHLDLANQLIEKKIFCIRVKENVDKLYIEAQIESNTDKVTTIISHRHTHFTLIKRNNEILLDNPPIEQVENEQQAVEKFPLSIDTILKFIENVDVNDLSIFDKSIELNLSIAREGLKNDYGLRIGKNIANNRSRVNGEFEFAHDYALALTTAACDARMGGSVLPVMANTGSGNQGLTVSLPIIAYAEKFGLSHSILLKSLALGHLVSIHMKKKLGSLGALCGILVAATGASCGITYIRGGKREAIIRAIKYMAANITGMLCDGAKPGCTLKVHSGISAAIQASELALDNSIEALADGIVDEDIERTIENIANIGSVGLSSADKMIIEMMQNKC from the coding sequence ATGGACGCAAAACAAGTTCAGTCAATACTAGCTTTAATGCACTCCGAGATATCTCCAGCGTTAGGTTGTACCGAACCTGCAGCTGTTGCACTTGCATGCGGGAAAGCCCGCGAAATATTGGGATCGATTCCTATTAAAGGGGAAATTTTTATTAGTGGAAATATTTTTAAAAATGCTATGGGCGTTGGTATTCCCGGCACAGGGTTAACAGGACTACCTATTGCAGCTGCTTTAGGTTTAACAGGCGGGAATAGTTCTGACTCATTAGAAATTCTCAAAAATGTCGACAAAAATCATCTTGATTTGGCCAATCAACTGATTGAAAAAAAAATTTTTTGCATAAGGGTAAAAGAGAACGTTGATAAATTATACATTGAAGCACAAATAGAGTCTAATACAGACAAGGTTACAACCATTATTAGCCACAGACATACACACTTTACACTTATCAAACGCAATAATGAGATTTTGCTAGACAATCCACCTATAGAACAGGTTGAAAACGAACAACAAGCAGTTGAAAAATTCCCTCTCTCAATAGATACCATTCTCAAATTCATTGAAAATGTTGATGTTAATGATTTGTCTATATTTGATAAGTCTATTGAGTTAAACCTATCAATAGCACGTGAAGGATTAAAAAATGACTATGGTTTAAGAATCGGCAAGAATATTGCTAACAACAGAAGCCGTGTTAACGGTGAATTTGAATTTGCCCACGATTACGCTTTGGCTTTAACTACCGCTGCATGTGATGCCAGAATGGGAGGTTCTGTTTTACCTGTAATGGCTAATACGGGAAGTGGTAATCAGGGACTTACAGTCTCATTACCCATTATTGCTTATGCCGAAAAATTTGGTCTATCTCACAGCATACTACTAAAATCTTTAGCTTTAGGGCATTTGGTGTCAATTCACATGAAAAAAAAGTTAGGTTCCTTAGGTGCTTTGTGTGGCATATTAGTGGCAGCAACAGGGGCTTCATGCGGTATTACCTATATACGTGGGGGCAAGCGTGAAGCAATAATCAGAGCCATAAAATATATGGCTGCAAATATCACCGGAATGTTGTGTGACGGAGCAAAACCAGGATGTACATTAAAAGTTCACTCTGGAATTAGTGCTGCTATTCAAGCATCAGAATTGGCTTTAGATAACAGCATAGAAGCTTTAGCAGACGGCATAGTTGACGAAGATATAGAACGTACAATAGAGAATATCGCAAATATTGGCAGCGTTGGGCTATCTTCTGCCGATAAAATGATTATTGAAATGATGCAAAACAAGTGCTAA